The genomic stretch AAGACGTGAGTACACTGGTCCAATTTGTAGGGCTCCTATTTCATTTTTATTGGTATTTGCCTTTATATTAATGAAATAATCAAAATCAGTTCCATTCTTAATATATCTTAGAATAGATTTATTGAAACTGTCTTTACTTTTAAGTTGTGGGACTAAAATGTTTTTTGCTTCATTTAATGTCGAAAATCTTTCACCTAATATTTTTGAAAATTTATCTCTAGCTATTTTGTTAAAACATAATTAACTTCTTTAGGAGATTCTATATTATTTAATAACCATTTTCCTTTTCTAAAATCTAGGCTAGAATTAACATTTCCTGAACGTCTATAACTAGGAAAATGGCAGGATAAAAAGGTTGTAAGTATTATTAATAAAAAGAAAAGTTTTTTCATAGTTAGTGCTCACGTGTTTGTGAATGCTTCTTTGCATTGGTTTAGCGTAAATCTAGTAAATAAATCACGAACGGTGAAAATCTGAAGGATTTTCGTAAGTGAGCTAAAAGCAGCAATTAATTATACACGTCTTAAGTTTGTCTTTTAATAAATTTGATATCTAATCAGAAAGAATAAAAGAGAGAATTAAGGTTAATATATACGGTGAAGCTTTCGACTTCGACAACATTGGTAATCCTCTCTCTTTTCTACTATAAACCACGTTCAGTTCTGTGAGACCTAGATCTCGTTTTCAAGTTGTTGTGAGTCATGGTAGGTTATTCTTTCATAAATCAGTTCTTATGAATAAATATAAGGAAATTTTTGGAGTTGACATTAGCAAAGATGTGTTTGATGTTTATGGAAGTACAAGTGGTCATAATCAATTTAAAAATGATGCCTCTGGATTTAATTTTTTTCTAAAAAATCTTCCTAAAAACTCATTAGTAATTATGGAAGCCACAGGTTATTATCATTACAGGTTAGCTCAATTTTTATACAAGCAAAGTGTTATTGTCTCTGTTGTAAATCCATTATCAATAAAGCGTTTTATTCAAATGAAATTGGCAAAAGTTAAAACAGATAAAAGTTATGCCAAAGCAATTTGTGATTATGGAATGATAAATGAAGTTCCATTATACAATGCTCTTACAGATGTTCAAAGTGAATGTTTACAGCTCTTTAGGTGGTTAGATAGTTTAATAAAAAAACGTACAGCTACCAAGAATAAAATTCATGGAGAAGAAGTGTTAGGGGTTCCATCAAAATGGGTCTATCGCTCTTTAATTCGTGTTAAAAAACATTTAGAAAGAGAGATTAAAGGCATAGAAGAAAAGTTACTTACTTTAGTAAAGCAAGAACAACAAGCTCAATTAACACTTTTAACCAGTATTCCAGGAATAGGATTAAAGACAGCATTATTTTTAATCGTTGTGACAGATGGTTTTGAAAAGTTTGAAACAGCGGCTCAACTTTGTAGTTATGTAGGAATCACACCAACAATAAGAGAGTCTGGAAGTAGTGTGAGGGGTAGAGCAAGAATTAGTAAGGTGGGTAATAGAAAGCTACGCAATCTTTTGTTTTTGTGTTCATTTACAGCTTGTAAGCATAATAAAGGTTGTAGAGAAATTTATGAGCGAATTGTAAACAAAGGTAAGAGTAAGAAATTAGCTTTAATTGCGGTTTCTAATAAGTTGTTAAAACAGAGTTTTGCAATTGCCAAATCTGGATTAGCATATGATGAAACTTATGTTTCTGTATTGTCTAAACAAATAAGTTAAAAAAAAAAATAAAGCTCAAAATACCAAGTAAAAGCATTTTGAGCCTAAAATAATATTGAATAGATTTAACGAAGAAAATAGTTGTTTTTTAGCTCAGTTCTTTGTTGGTAGTAGTATTTTTTAATAACCAGTTCCACTAAATTTCATTAGAATTGTGTCATTTTTGATTTCGCAAAAGACTTTTCTGTTTAACGAACCTCCGTTTGTATAATATCCACCAACAGTTTGTTCCTTTTTTCCATTTTTTCTTTCGAATATTATTCCATATGCGCCATCTTCTTTTTGATTATTTGTCATATCCAGAAATTCCTCAACTGTCTCATTCGGTTTTATTTTTTCAAATTCCAGCTTTGTGCTTCCGTCCGATAAAAAAAATACATTACGAATAGTTTTGT from Polaribacter marinaquae encodes the following:
- a CDS encoding IS110 family transposase, whose protein sequence is MNKYKEIFGVDISKDVFDVYGSTSGHNQFKNDASGFNFFLKNLPKNSLVIMEATGYYHYRLAQFLYKQSVIVSVVNPLSIKRFIQMKLAKVKTDKSYAKAICDYGMINEVPLYNALTDVQSECLQLFRWLDSLIKKRTATKNKIHGEEVLGVPSKWVYRSLIRVKKHLEREIKGIEEKLLTLVKQEQQAQLTLLTSIPGIGLKTALFLIVVTDGFEKFETAAQLCSYVGITPTIRESGSSVRGRARISKVGNRKLRNLLFLCSFTACKHNKGCREIYERIVNKGKSKKLALIAVSNKLLKQSFAIAKSGLAYDETYVSVLSKQIS